In Carassius gibelio isolate Cgi1373 ecotype wild population from Czech Republic chromosome B20, carGib1.2-hapl.c, whole genome shotgun sequence, the following are encoded in one genomic region:
- the gjd2b gene encoding gap junction protein delta 2b, with the protein MGEWTILERLLEAAVQQHSTMIGRILLTVVVIFRILIVAIVGETVYDDEQSMFVCNTLQPGCNQACYDKAFPISHIRYWVFQIIMVCTPSLCFITYSVHQSAKQKERRYSMVYLSLDKDPDSMKRDDSKKIKNTIVNGVLQNTENSTKESKPDCLEVKEIPSSAMRTTKSKMRRQEGISRFYIIQVVFRNALEIGFLVGQYFLYGFNVPAVYECDRYPCIKDVECYVSRPTEKTVFLVFMFAVSGICVVLNLAELNHLGWRKIKTAVRGVQARRKSIYEIRNKDLPRMSMPNFGRTQSSDSAYV; encoded by the exons ATGGGGGAATGGACCATTCTCGAGCGTCTCCTGGAGGCGGCTGTCCAACAGCACTCTACTATGATCGGGAG GATCCTACTGACGGTGGTGGTGATCTTCCGGATTCTAATCGTTGCAATAGTAGGAGAGACCGTGTACGACGACGAGCAGTCCATGTTCGTGTGTAACACTTTACAACCAGGCTGTAACCAAGCTTGCTATGACAAAGCATTCCCAATATCTCACATTAGATACTGGGTGTTCCAAATCATCATGGTTTGCACACCCAGTCTGTGCTTCATCACTTACTCAGTGCATCAGTCTGCCAAACAGAAGGAGCGCCGATACTCCATGGTCTACCTGTCCCTTGACAAAGATCCCGATTCAATGAAACGAGACGACAGCAAAAAGATCAAAAACACCATTGTGAACGGAGTACTTCAGAACACGGAAAACTCCACCAAAGAATCCAAGCCGGACTGTTTGGAAGTGAAAGAGATCCCCAGTTCAGCCATGCGAACTACCAAATCTAAAATGAGAAGACAAGAGGGCATCTCAAGGTTTTACATCATTCAGGTGGTTTTCAGGAACGCCCTGGAGATCGGCTTCTTGGTGGGGCAGTATTTCCTGTACGGATTCAACGTTCCTGCCGTGTACGAGTGCGATCGCTACCCTTGCATCAAAGACGTTGAATGCTACGTTTCGAGACCCACTGAGAAAACCGTGTTCCTCGTCTTCATGTTCGCGGTCAGTGGGATTTGCGTGGTGCTCAACCTTGCAGAACTCAATCACCTGGGCTGGAGGAAAATTAAAACGGCGGTGAGGGGGGTTCAGGCCAGGAGGAAGTCCATATACGAGATCAGAAACAAGGACTTACCGCGGATGAGCATGCCGAATTTCGGCCGCACCCAGTCGAGTGACTCTGCCTACGTCTAA